The stretch of DNA CTCATCAGAATATTATGTCCACCGGTTGCCGCAACAACGATATGTTGGATTAGCGCATCCTGACCTTGTACATCCTGAAAATTTAATACTTTATTCCTTCCACTACTTAATGACCCCGCTTTAACATCAGGCGCAACGTAACTTTCTTTACCCTCTAAATAATTGGCTACCGATTTGAGGTCGTTAAATCCAAACACTTCGATGCCCTGCACCAGAGATGCTTCTCTAATATTGTCCGCAGGAATGATTAATTTTTTTATGCCCGCATCCCTGGCTGCAATGGCCATCGGCAGTACACCACCGCAAGGTCGCAATAAAGCATTAAACGATAATTCCCCAATAAACCCATAACCGTTTAACGTTTCACCGTCAATGGGGAGCTGGCTGGTTTCAACCAAAAGACCAACCGCCATGCTTAAATCAAAATGAGAACCGCTCTTTTTAATATCCCCGGGGGCCAGGTTAATTGCTATTTTCATTTTGGGAAACTCATAGCCGACATAAATGATGGCCGCTTCCAAACGCTGGCGGGATTCTTTAATAGCGGTGTCCCCAAGACCCACAATGGTTATGGACGGGTGGCCGTACATGGTCACAGTTTCGGCTTCCACCCGGTAACCGTCAATACCGGTAATGGCAAAGGAATTAATAACTGTGGCCATCCGTCTCATCCACTTTGGGTTTAACTTTGATATACTTCAAGACTTCCTCCACAAACCCGCGATAATGCCGGACCCTTGGAGGTGAAAAGCAGCCTAATGTTTTGGCGGTGGTGACTAGCTGATCCTGGTGTTCCTCTATGTATATTTTGTAACTGCTCCACTTGTATTCTTCGGGGCGTGCTACCATACTGGCCCGCACCGGATTTAAGTGAATATACCTGCTTATTTCCAAATGGTACGGTGTTGTTTCAATTAATTCGGCATTATACCTATCCTGAAACAAATGACCGACAAATTTATACTTTTTATTGAAGTATATGGCATATAGCATGTTAATCCTTTTCATAACCTGACTTATATTGATATCGACTGTTTCAATTTGCAAGTGAACGTGGTTGGTCATTAAACAATAACTATGCAACAAATACGGTATTTTTTCTTTGACTTCTTTTAAGGTTGCTAGATAAAACAGCCTGTCTTCCTCATCCCTAAAGATATCATGCCGGTGATTACCACGACACATTATATGGTAAACAGCACCTGGATACCAAACACGATTTTTGCGTGGCATATTGACCACCACCTATGTTTGTTAATTGCCTAATTATTCTTTTAATAGCAACAGTTTTCCTTTGTTTTTTTGCGGGAAATTAGAATCGGTCACCTAGTAAGTTTTTTAAGCAATTGAAAATTTTGAACCGATCCTGACCGAGGTCAGGAAACATTTTTCTATCAATCCGTACAAAGAGAAGGTATTCCATTATGAGCTTAGGATTATCTCAATGAAGGCTTGAGAAAGCAGAAAAGACATTTATTGTGGGAGATCACTTTTAAACTTGTTCTTATGACGGCGCCATTAAGTTCCAATAACAATACTTTTAAGTAGGACAAAAGAATTACCTGCCTGGTTCACATTAATTAGAAGAATCCGTTAGACAAATTAAGATATTCTTACTTTTGATAGCAGGCAATATGTAACGAAAAAACAGCCGGGCGTTCCACATGAGAACTCCCGGCTGTTTCTGTTCTTCCCCGACATCCCTTTAGTTCATTAATGCATTACCTTAGTGAGGGACTGTCCCCTTTTGGGGGGTTTTGGGAATCCGAAAGGGATTCCCAAAACCGACCCCTATTCATCCAACTCACGAATGGCTGGTAATAAGTCACTATTTTCTTCAATCCTTAACATCTGTATGTCCCTTACGGATGGGGCAAACCATGAAAATTTTTTTGCGAGCCCCTGAACGGCTAATACCGTTTTAACCGCATCGACACTTTCTCCGAAATAAACACTTCCTTGCTGGCGCGTAAATCCTTTGGTTTCTAGGTAAGTTTTGATATCATAATATGCATTATTATAATTTTGAGTATGGTAATACCTAGATAACTCTGTAGTATCTAAGTCAAATGCTATTGCATACATTCTCGTTTGCCTCCTTCCTAAAAACATATTAACAAACACCTCCAATAAAAGCAATCTTTATTTTGTAAAGAACATCTATCATAGTATTGCCATTCTACTTTTATTCAAAGCAAGTCTTTTAAGACTGATTCTTTGCTTAAATACGGCAGCCAACCCACAGTGTGACAAAAAAAAGCGACCATGGCTGCTTTGTACTGTTAATGAATTGTCAGAATTGTTTCCCATTGTGTGGGGGCCGTACCCCTCCGGAGGAAAAGGGAGACCCCCGGAGACTTGCCCCGGAGGCCCTTTTCCGACGCGATCAGTAAGATAATTTACCCCTTGGTAATAACTACAATATCTGTAGTTAATGCATTACAAGTTGCATAATTGAAGCCCCTAGTGCACAGGAGTAGAAAGAAAACGGCCGGGCGATCCTCGTGGGACCTACCGGCTGTTTTTGTTAAGCTAAAACTCTTTAACTAATTAAAATGGTAACGTATCCAGGGACTGTCCCCTTTTGAGTGATTTTGGGATTCCCAAAACCGACCCGAGCATGCTTATGCACTCTTTTAGCGCCTGCTCGGGGTCCTCTTGTTCGTTTTCACCTTTCATCAGCGGCAGTAGGGGGTATAGTCCTACCAATTTCGCTGCTATCACCGGCTGCCTGCGTTGTTCCCACACTCTAATCACTTCATAGCTGTATTCAAGTACACCCATCTCCCACCTGTCCCACAGCCGACGCAGGCCGTTGTCGTCTTCCCGGTAGAAGAATATTACCACTTGCCGTATGGACGGTATACCCTTCCCCTCTGTTAGTGTGGCCTCCCAAATGTCGCTCCTATATCGTAACATCCTGGCAGGCAATGTGATAGGTATCAAAACAGTATTTTATTCAAATGCAAATCCCAAATTCGATATCTTGCCTTCTTCCCTTTTCTCCTTTAATGGTACTTCTAAAGATAGACAAACTAGCTTTTCAAAGTTTTCAATAGCCTTTTCTGCATGACCCTCTTTTATGATTTTTTTAAATTTACCATGCACAATATCGTTTCTATATTTATTTATATTTAAAACTACATTTGTGATTTCCTTAGTTTTATAGTTAGGAACTGGAGCATTTTTATACATGAATTTTACTATCCTATAAATGCTTGGAGGGCCCGGGCTAATATGGTTTTTATTGCACATTTTAAGATTGCAATCATCACAAGGCGTATATTTATACAGGACCTCATTTATTTTCTGCTCAGAAAGAATACCTTTTAATCGTTCCTCAAAATGTGTATATATGAAATTTTCTAATGCAATATTTATATTGACTATGCACTGGGTGTAATTTTCTAAATCGAAATCATCCTTTGCTTTATATAAATACTCTTTCCATAATGGAAACCTTACATCACCTGTTAGCATATTCCGGATGTTTTGACCCGGACTTTCAATGTTTCCAAAAGTAATATATCCTCCCCCAAATGTGCTCATAAAAAATTTTACTTCTTTATTTTCTTCATTGAAGAATTTTATATTATATTGCAAAATATCAATATCCCTAATAGGATTAATGTGATATTCATCATATATATTTTTATATATGTATAGCATTTTGTTTATGGCCTTTTTTGAATGACCGTAATAATGTTTTTGATATTCGGCTACTTTATTTAAATCATATTCGAAATTGCAATCAAAACAGCAAATAATTGCAGTAGTATTATATCTACCAGATCTATCCCTTTTTACAAATCCATTATTAATTTCAAAATTACTGGTATTTTCCTTAACTGAATCCAATTTCATAGTAATTAAGTTGTCAATGGAAATATTAACTTCCAAAACACCTTGCCATTCGAGAAAGTAAGGTATTTTTATATAAACCTCCGCCCTTTTTATCAACATAAAATCACGCCCCTGGTGAAAATATATTTCTAACATACCCTATAACTCTCTCTATAGTAAAGTATAGAATTTATCTTTTCAATTGCCGTTTCGAAGGGAAATACGGGTGCTGCGTAAGCGTCAAAAAGATTACACCTGGGTTTACCACTTTATTTATGAGATAATCTCCTCAAACAAACATATTGGGGGGATTATTCAATGGCCAAATCAGAATTACGGCAAGAATGGGAAACCCGGATAGCCGATTTTAGAGCAAGCGGGCAAAGCGGAGCAGCTTGGTGCGCAGCCCATAATATAAGACCTAATCAACTATGGTATTGGCTAAAAAAGATTAAATCCGCAGAGAATCCATCAATTACGCAGACGCAGTGGGTGTCAGTGGAGATAAATGAGTCCGACCCCACCGGAAACGGATTATTGATTAAAGTAGGTCCTGCGGTTATAGAAGTGCAACCTGGCTTTAATCCGGCATTACTCAAAGAAGTAGTGCAAACACTTAAAGTATGCTGACCAACACTGGCCTGGAACGGGTTTACCTGGCCTGCGGCAGCACCGACTTGCGTAAATCAATTGACGGATTGGCGGTTTTAGTAAAAGAAGCATTTGCACTGGACCCGTTCTCTACCTGCATCTTTGTGTTCTGTAACCGGAAACGCGATAAACTCAAGATCCTCCAGTGGGAGCATAATGGTTTTTGGCTTCATTATCGCCGGCTGGAGAAAGGAAAGTTTCAATGGCCGGCCAAAGATAGTGCGGGAACGGTTACATCTGTTAGCCACCGTGAGTTACGTTGGCTATTGGATGGTCTATCGCTCAATCAACAGCAAGCCCATCCCGAGGTTACGGCAAGAACAATTTTATGACTAAAAACATGGGATAAATCCTTGATTTTAAAGGGTTTTCATGGTTATATATCGAATATTAACCATATGAACAGCACAGCTAAAATAGTTGA from Desulfoscipio gibsoniae DSM 7213 encodes:
- a CDS encoding transposase; the encoded protein is MPRKNRVWYPGAVYHIMCRGNHRHDIFRDEEDRLFYLATLKEVKEKIPYLLHSYCLMTNHVHLQIETVDINISQVMKRINMLYAIYFNKKYKFVGHLFQDRYNAELIETTPYHLEISRYIHLNPVRASMVARPEEYKWSSYKIYIEEHQDQLVTTAKTLGCFSPPRVRHYRGFVEEVLKYIKVKPKVDETDGHSY
- the tnpB gene encoding IS66 family insertion sequence element accessory protein TnpB (TnpB, as the term is used for proteins encoded by IS66 family insertion elements, is considered an accessory protein, since TnpC, encoded by a neighboring gene, is a DDE family transposase.), with the protein product MLTNTGLERVYLACGSTDLRKSIDGLAVLVKEAFALDPFSTCIFVFCNRKRDKLKILQWEHNGFWLHYRRLEKGKFQWPAKDSAGTVTSVSHRELRWLLDGLSLNQQQAHPEVTARTIL
- the tnpA gene encoding IS66 family insertion sequence element accessory protein TnpA gives rise to the protein MAKSELRQEWETRIADFRASGQSGAAWCAAHNIRPNQLWYWLKKIKSAENPSITQTQWVSVEINESDPTGNGLLIKVGPAVIEVQPGFNPALLKEVVQTLKVC
- a CDS encoding virulence factor; protein product: MYAIAFDLDTTELSRYYHTQNYNNAYYDIKTYLETKGFTRQQGSVYFGESVDAVKTVLAVQGLAKKFSWFAPSVRDIQMLRIEENSDLLPAIRELDE
- a CDS encoding magnesium chelatase domain-containing protein; this encodes MATVINSFAITGIDGYRVEAETVTMYGHPSITIVGLGDTAIKESRQRLEAAIIYVGYEFPKMKIAINLAPGDIKKSGSHFDLSMAVGLLVETSQLPIDGETLNGYGFIGELSFNALLRPCGGVLPMAIAARDAGIKKLIIPADNIREASLVQGIEVFGFNDLKSVANYLEGKESYVAPDVKAGSLSSGRNKVLNFQDVQGQDALIQHIVVAATGGHNILMSGSPGCGKSMIAKRMDTILPDMTEEEALEVTKIYSVAGLLNERPRSAYYQTTFSCSAS